A genomic segment from Lutzomyia longipalpis isolate SR_M1_2022 chromosome 3, ASM2433408v1 encodes:
- the LOC129793059 gene encoding vesicular glutamate transporter 1-like — protein sequence MKENQTGEMQRSSTQLVTSQSTDSVNREDAAGSVTWKFWQSRRYIVVLMAFFGFFNVYGLRVNLSVAIVAMTEKFNVTLENGTVIEDQHFDWNSKQQGLILSSFFYGYIWTQLLGGWLGSKIGGHYVFGAGIGTTAFLTLLTPLAAKADIAVMVAIRVIEGIFEGVTYPCIHAIWARWAPVYERSRMSSIAYAGSYAGTVVAMPLSGLLAQYWGWESVFYVSGAIGCIWCLAWLLIVKASPREDPYISEEEKRYIQNSIGDMSKEKISHPWKAIVTSTGVWAIVAANFAETWGAYTYLTQLPTFLRDTLNFDLGSTGFLAAMPYVMMICLMAFSGYAADRLQEKKLMSTRQVRRTFICLGFVIQIAFLMLTAHLNNPKIAVACIILAVGLSAFTMSGFLANPLDLAPNHASVILGFSNTMGTIPGIVSPMLTGYIVTDKTKEQWRIVFYITSAVFATGCILYWIMAKGELQPWAQQTHKLPQIESQPTKEEDSNDVATKNGSVDVKRD from the exons atgaaggaaaatcaaaCGGGTGAAATGCAAAGATCCAGCACGCAATTGGTGACATCCCAATCAACTGATAGTGTCAACAG AGAAGATGCCGCGGGCAGCGTCACGTGGAAGTTCTGGCAATCTCGTCGGTATATTGTGGTTCTTATGGCATTTTTTGGCTTCTTCAATGTGTATGGTTTGAGGGTGAATCTCAGTGTGGCCATTGTGGCTATGACGGAGAAATTCAACGTGACCCTGGAAAATGGCACCGTGATTGAGGATCAACACTTTGATTGGAATTCAAAGCAGCAGGGACTTATCCTCAGTTCCTTCTTTTACGGGTACATCTGGACTCAGCTTCTGGGTGGATGGCTTGGTTCTAAAATTGGTGGACATTAT GTGTTTGGAGCCGGTATCGGTACAACTGCCTTCCTCACGCTCCTCACGCCACTTGCTGCAAAAGCCGACATTGCCGTAATGGTGGCCATTCGGGTCATTGAGGGTATCTTCGAGGGGGTCACCTACCCGTGCATCCATGCAATTTGGGCACGATGGGCACCCGTTTATGAGAGATCACGCATGTCCAGCATTGCCTATGCCGGAAGCTATGCTGGCACAGTTGTGGCCATGCCTCTATCGGGTCTTCTTGCTCAATACTGGGGATGGGAGAGTGTCTTTTATGTGTCAG GAGCAATAGGGTGCATTTGGTGCCTGGCGTGGCTGTTAATTGTCAAAGCTAGTCCTAGGGAGGATCCCTACATTTCGGAGGAGGAGAAACGTTACATTCAAAATAGTATTGGGGATATGTCTAAAGAGAAAATCAGCCATCCTTGGAAGGCTATCGTGACATCAACGGGAGTGTGGGCCATTGTAGCGGCAAATTTTGCAGAAACTTGGGGGGCCTACACCTATCTTACTCAATTACCAACGTTTCTTAGAG ACACCCTGAATTTTGATTTAGGTTCTACGGGATTCTTAGCAGCTATGCCTTATGTCATGATGATCTGCTTGATGGCTTTCTCAGGCTACGCTGCAGATCGGCTGCAGGAAAAGAAACTAATGAGCACTCGACAAGTTAGAAGGACCTTCATTTGCCTTGGATTTGTCattcaaattgcatttttaatgctAACAGCTCATCTTAATAATCCTAAAATAGCCGTTGCCTGCATTATCTTAGCAGTAGGTCTCAGTGCCTTCACCATGTCTGGTTTTCT AGCCAATCCTCTGGATTTGGCACCAAATCATGCTTCAGTTATTCTAGGTTTTTCCAACACAATGGGCACAATTCCGGGAATTGTGAGCCCCATGCTAACTGGTTACATTGTCACGGATAAGACGAAAGAACAATGGCGGATTGTTTTCTATATCACAAGCGCTGTCTTTGCCACAGGATGCATCCTGTACTGGATCATGGCAAAAGGGGAACTCCAACCGTGGGCACAGCAGACGCACAAATTGCCCCAAATCGAGAGTCAACCCACAAAGGAGGAGGATTCAAATGATGTTGCAACGAAGAATGGAAGTGTTGATGTGAAACGTGACTGA
- the LOC129793073 gene encoding vesicular glutamate transporter 1-like → MVLPGLATLLNLRINLSVAIVAMTQVVNVTLSNGTVVEEQEFDWDIQQQGLLLSSFFYGYIATQVLGGFLAAKFGGHLIYGIGFGSTAVLTLITPPAAKAHIALLFIVRILQGLFGGLCYPSLQAIWANWAPIYERAFMGNIAYTGYYIGIIAAMLLSGLISEALGWEFIFYIFGTFGCLWYIGWIFMVRASPEVDPYITEAEKKYILASIGDRRQIKKISHPWKDIFSSSAVWAVLVASITAMWGSYTLMTQLPLFLNDTLNYNLGTTGVLAAIPYMAMVCVLFASGYLADWVQVKGYLKTNQVRRYFTCGSFIVQMIFMLLTAFTTTPILSVVYITLGVAANAFTWSGYGVCPLDMAPSHASIIYGLSNTFGTFSGIISPIVTGSIVTDHGPEQWRIIFYICAGIFLFGSIFSWFFLRGKLQPWAKIDIAIMEAKMNQKVEKNTSDSSSE, encoded by the exons ATGGTTCTCCCAGGACTAGCTACGCTACTTAATCTTCGGATTAATCTCAGTGTAGCCATTGTGGCTATGACTCAGGTAGTCAATGTGACCCTCAGCAATGGAACTGTTGTTGAAGAGCAAGAATTTGATTGGGATATTCAACAGCAGGGTCTTCTTCTAAGTTCCTTCTTTTATGGCTACATCGCTACTCAAGTACTCGGAGGTTTTCTTGCAGCCAAATTTGGTGGTCATCTG ATTTATGGAATTGGATTTGGATCGACGGCTGTTCTAACTTTGATCACCCCACCAGCAGCAAAAGCTCACATAGCTCTTCTATTCATCGTTAGAATTCTACAAGGCTTATTCGGG GGACTCTGCTATCCATCATTGCAAGCAATCTGGGCTAACTGGGCACCAATTTACGAGAGAGCTTTCATGGGAAATATAGCCTATACTGGCTACTACATTGGAATCATTGCTGCAATGCTTCTATCGGGCTTAATTAGTGAAGCACTAGGATgggaatttatcttttatatttttg gaacATTTGGATGCCTCTGGTACATTGGGTGGATTTTTATGGTGAGAGCAAGTCCAGAAGTTGATCCTTATATCACAGAAGCAGAGAAGAAATACATCTTAGCCAGTATTGGAGATCGAAGGCAGATCAAGAAGATTTCTCATCCCTGGAAGGATATTTTCTCATCTTCAGCAGTTTGGGCTGTTCTTGTGGCAAGCATCACTGCAATGTGGGGTTCTTATACTCTAATGACGCAACTTCCTCTTTTCCTAAATG ATACACTAAACTACAATTTAGGAACAACCGGAGTTTTGGCTGCAATCCCCTACATGGCAATGGTTTGTGTCCTTTTTGCATCAGGTTACTTGGCGGATTGGGTGCAAGTTAAGGGCTACTTAAAAACAAATCAAGTTCGCCGCTACTTTACTTGCGGATCCTTCATTGtccaaatgatttttatgcttctcaCCGCCTTCACGACTACTCCTATCTTGAGCGTTGTCTACATAACTCTTGGTGTTGCAGCAAATGCCTTTACATGGTCAGGTTATGGGGTTTGCCCCCTCGATATGGCTCCCAGTCATGCATCCATCATCTATGGGCTGTCCAATACATTTGGCACCTTTTCTGGCATCATCAGTCCCATCGTAACTGGAAGCATTGTCACGGATCACGGCCCTGAACAATGgagaattattttctacatttgcgcaggaattttcctctttggcTCCATCTTTTCGTGGTTCTTCCTCAGAGGAAAACTTCAACCATGGGCTAAGATTGATATTGCTATAATGGAAGccaaaatgaatcaaaaagttgagaaaaatacTTCAGACTCTAgttctgaataa
- the LOC129793061 gene encoding vesicular glutamate transporter 1-like, whose translation MEKAVENNNVEDNEVNHRQMRSNIQVDDAKLPVWKKRRYHVVLMVFFGLCTLLNHRINLSVAIVAMTEKVNVTLSNGTVVEEQEFNWDSKQQGLILSSFFYGYIATQLLGGILASRFGGPLIYGIGIGATAVLTLLIPLAAKTHVALLFVIRILQGVFGGIVYPAILAIWANWAPTYERAFMGNIGYTGNYVGIITAMLLSGLISVAWGWEFIFYIFGSFGCLWYIVWIFVVKTSPEVDPFITEIEKKHILASLGDRGQVKKISHPWKNIFSSPAVWAVAVANFTASWGSFTLLTQLLLFLNDTISFNLSTTGVLAAIPYMAMVCVLFVSGFLADWVQVKGYLRTGQVRRYFTSCAFIIQMIFMLLTAFTNDPVQSVIFITVGVATGAFPWSGYAVNPLDLAPSHASIIYGLSNTLGNLSGIISPIISGYIVTDKSRDQWRIVFYICAGVFLFGAIFSLIFMRGKLQPWAKLDKEILENKKLAKDANISSENNRQ comes from the exons ATGGAAAAAGCTgtggaaaataataatgtgGAAGATAa TGAAGTTAATCATAGGCAGATGAGATCGAACATTCAGGTAGACGATGCAAAACTTCCTGTTTGGAAAAAACGTAGATATCACGTTGTCTTAATGGTTTTCTTTGGGCTATGTACGTTGCTTAATCACCGGATTAATCTTAGTGTGGCTATTGTAGCGATGACTGAGAAGGTCAATGTGACTCTCAGCAATGGAACTGTTGTTGAGGAGCAAGAATTTAATTGGGATTCTAAACAACAAGGACTTATCCTTAGCTCCTTCTTCTATGGATATATTGCTACTCAGCTATTAGGAGGTATTCTGGCATCAAGATTCGGTGGACCACtg ATTTATGGTATTGGAATTGGAGCTACAGCAGTTCTGACACTCCTGATACCATTAGCAGCTAAAACTCACGTTGCTCTTCTATTTGTGATTCGAATCCTTCAAGGTGTTTTCGGG GGAATAGTTTATCCTGCTATCCTTGCCATCTGGGCCAACTGGGCTCCAACCTATGAAAGAGCATTCATGGGAAATATTGGTTATACAGGAAACTACGTTGGAATCATAACTGCTATGCTTCTTTCTGGACTCATAAGTGTGGCATGGGGGTgggaattcattttttatatttttg gatcttTTGGTTGCCTGTGGTACATTGTGTGGATTTTTGTAGTAAAAACAAGTCCAGAAGTTGATCCTTTTATCAcagaaattgagaagaaacaCATTTTGGCTAGTCTTGGTGATCGAGGGCAggtgaagaaaatctctcaccCATGGAAGAACATTTTCTCATCTCCAGCAGTTTGGGCTGTTGCTGTTGCAAATTTTACGGCCAGCTGGGGATCCTTTACTCTTCTAACTCagcttcttcttttcttaaatg ACacaatttccttcaatttgaGTACAACCGGTGTATTGGCAGCAATCCCTTACATGGCAATGGTTTGTGTCCTTTTCGTATCAGGATTCTTGGCGGATTGGGTACAAGTTAAGGGGTATCTGAGGACAGGCCAGGTACGCAGGTACTTTACAAGCTGTGCCTTTATCATCCAgatgatttttatgcttctaaCCGCCTTCACGAATGATCCAGTTCAGAGTGTTATATTCATAACCGTGGGAGTTGCAACAGGAGCATTCCCTTGGTCAGGATATGCAGTTAACCCTCTCGATTTAGCCCCTAGCCATGCATCCATCATCTACGGATTGTCCAATACACTAGGGAATTTATCTGGAATTATTAGTCCCATAATATCTGGGTACATTGTTACGGATAAGAGCCGAGATCAGTGGCGCATTGTCTTCTACATTTGTGCTGGAGTTTTCTTATTTGGCgccattttttcattaattttcatgcgGGGAAAACTTCAGCCATGGGCTAAACTCGATAAGGAGATCCTTGAGAACAAGAAACTAGCAAAAGATGCTAATATTTCTTCGGAAAATAATCGACAATAG
- the LOC129793067 gene encoding vesicular glutamate transporter 1-like isoform X2, with translation MMLFGLFCLLSMRMILSVAIVSMTKTNNITLDDGTVVEEQEFEWNSKQQGLILSSFFYGYMATQLISGFLSARFGGHLVFGISVLGTSILSLLLPFAAEIHLSVFIAARIFQGFFGGGAFTAIIAILANWAPVNERTFLTNTALMGYYFGNIAAMLLSGIIIVAWGWRVLFYIFGAIGCICYICWILVVKESPKHDSFITEAEKKFIISSIGERKSKKISHPWKDMLTSLPVWAIAVGHFTTMWGQFTLQTQLPTFLNDIFNYNIEKTGILSAIPYMLLASMLSITGYFADWLQVKGYLTTGQVRRYFNCFTYLTQMIFMLLVAFNTNPVLTIVYLTLGVGVDAFTWSGYAINALDLAPSHAAIIKGIGITLGGCSGILSPLLSGYIVTDKSREQWQLVFFIAAGIYLFGAVFSWLFVRGSIQPWAKIDLEEMERRNEASRCNRTS, from the exons ATGATGCTCTTTGGCCTATTCTGCCTCCTCAGCATGAGAATGATTCTCAGTGTGGCCATTGTGTCCATGACTAAGACAAACAACATTACTCTTGACGATGGTACTGTTGTTGAGGAGCAAGAATTCGAATGGAACTCCAAACAGCAAGGACTCATCCTGAGTTCCTTCTTCTATGGCTACATGGCAACTCAACTCATCTCTGGATTTCTCTCTGCTCGTTTCGGGGGTCATTTA gtcTTTGGCATCAGTGTATTAGGAACATCAATTCTCTCCTTACTACTTCCCTTCGCGGCTGAAATTCATCTGAGTGTATTTATTGCCGCAAGGATATTTCAAGGATTCTTCGGG GGAGGAGCATTCACAGCTATTATAGCAATTTTAGCTAATTGGGCGCCAGTTAATGAGAGAACATTTCTAACGAACACCGCTCTAATGGGCTACTACTTTGGAAATATTGCAGCTATGCTCTTATCTGGGATCATAATTGTAGCTTGGGGATGGCGAGTATTGTTCTATATATTCG gtGCAATCGGATGTATTTGCTACATATGTTGGATTTTAGTAGTGAAAGAAAGCCCAAAGCATGATTCCTTCATAAcagaagcagaaaaaaagttcatcaTATCAAGCATTGGGGAGCGCAAgagtaaaaaaatttctcacccATGGAAAGATATGTTAACATCCCTTCCAGTTTGGGCTATAGCAGTTGGGCATTTCACAACAATGTGGGGACAGTTTACATTGCAAACGCAGCTACCAACATTCCTCAatg ATATCTTCAACTACAACATAGAAAAAACGGGTATTTTATCGGCTATACCATACATGTTGCTAGCGTCGATGCTCTCAATTACAGGATACTTTGCAGATTGGTTACAGGTGAAAGGTTACCTGACAACAGGACAAGTTCGACGCTACTTCAATTGCTTCACATACCTAACTCAAATGATCTTTATGCTGCTTGTTGCATTCAATACAAATCCCGTCCTTACTATTGTGTACCTAACTCTAGGAGTTGGTGTTGATGCCTTTACATGGTCAGGTTATGCAATCAATGCTCTTGATTTAGCACCCTCCCACGCAGCAATTATTAAAGGCATCGGCATTACTCTGGGTGGATGTTCGGGAATTTTAAGCCCACTCCTGTCAGGCTACATTGTAACGGACAAGAGTCGTGAACAGTGGCAGCTTGTCTTTTTCATAGCAgctggaatttatttatttggagCAGTATTTTCATGGCTTTTTGTTAGAGGATCCATCCAGCCGTGGGCTAAGATTGATCTTGAAGAAATGGAAAGGAGAAATGAAGCAAGTAGATGTAATAGAACTTCTTAA
- the LOC129793067 gene encoding vesicular glutamate transporter 1-like isoform X1, translating to MVSKISDTEESCEDLALGKNVEKEFDEKTLPFWRKRRYHIVIMMLFGLFCLLSMRMILSVAIVSMTKTNNITLDDGTVVEEQEFEWNSKQQGLILSSFFYGYMATQLISGFLSARFGGHLVFGISVLGTSILSLLLPFAAEIHLSVFIAARIFQGFFGGGAFTAIIAILANWAPVNERTFLTNTALMGYYFGNIAAMLLSGIIIVAWGWRVLFYIFGAIGCICYICWILVVKESPKHDSFITEAEKKFIISSIGERKSKKISHPWKDMLTSLPVWAIAVGHFTTMWGQFTLQTQLPTFLNDIFNYNIEKTGILSAIPYMLLASMLSITGYFADWLQVKGYLTTGQVRRYFNCFTYLTQMIFMLLVAFNTNPVLTIVYLTLGVGVDAFTWSGYAINALDLAPSHAAIIKGIGITLGGCSGILSPLLSGYIVTDKSREQWQLVFFIAAGIYLFGAVFSWLFVRGSIQPWAKIDLEEMERRNEASRCNRTS from the exons atggttaGCAAAATTAGTGATACTGAAGAGAGCTGTGAAGATCTGGCACTGGGGAAGAA tGTTGAGAAAGAATTCGATGAGAAGACGCTTCCTTTCTGGAGAAAACGTCGTTACCATATTGTTATCATGATGCTCTTTGGCCTATTCTGCCTCCTCAGCATGAGAATGATTCTCAGTGTGGCCATTGTGTCCATGACTAAGACAAACAACATTACTCTTGACGATGGTACTGTTGTTGAGGAGCAAGAATTCGAATGGAACTCCAAACAGCAAGGACTCATCCTGAGTTCCTTCTTCTATGGCTACATGGCAACTCAACTCATCTCTGGATTTCTCTCTGCTCGTTTCGGGGGTCATTTA gtcTTTGGCATCAGTGTATTAGGAACATCAATTCTCTCCTTACTACTTCCCTTCGCGGCTGAAATTCATCTGAGTGTATTTATTGCCGCAAGGATATTTCAAGGATTCTTCGGG GGAGGAGCATTCACAGCTATTATAGCAATTTTAGCTAATTGGGCGCCAGTTAATGAGAGAACATTTCTAACGAACACCGCTCTAATGGGCTACTACTTTGGAAATATTGCAGCTATGCTCTTATCTGGGATCATAATTGTAGCTTGGGGATGGCGAGTATTGTTCTATATATTCG gtGCAATCGGATGTATTTGCTACATATGTTGGATTTTAGTAGTGAAAGAAAGCCCAAAGCATGATTCCTTCATAAcagaagcagaaaaaaagttcatcaTATCAAGCATTGGGGAGCGCAAgagtaaaaaaatttctcacccATGGAAAGATATGTTAACATCCCTTCCAGTTTGGGCTATAGCAGTTGGGCATTTCACAACAATGTGGGGACAGTTTACATTGCAAACGCAGCTACCAACATTCCTCAatg ATATCTTCAACTACAACATAGAAAAAACGGGTATTTTATCGGCTATACCATACATGTTGCTAGCGTCGATGCTCTCAATTACAGGATACTTTGCAGATTGGTTACAGGTGAAAGGTTACCTGACAACAGGACAAGTTCGACGCTACTTCAATTGCTTCACATACCTAACTCAAATGATCTTTATGCTGCTTGTTGCATTCAATACAAATCCCGTCCTTACTATTGTGTACCTAACTCTAGGAGTTGGTGTTGATGCCTTTACATGGTCAGGTTATGCAATCAATGCTCTTGATTTAGCACCCTCCCACGCAGCAATTATTAAAGGCATCGGCATTACTCTGGGTGGATGTTCGGGAATTTTAAGCCCACTCCTGTCAGGCTACATTGTAACGGACAAGAGTCGTGAACAGTGGCAGCTTGTCTTTTTCATAGCAgctggaatttatttatttggagCAGTATTTTCATGGCTTTTTGTTAGAGGATCCATCCAGCCGTGGGCTAAGATTGATCTTGAAGAAATGGAAAGGAGAAATGAAGCAAGTAGATGTAATAGAACTTCTTAA
- the LOC129791529 gene encoding uncharacterized transporter slc-17.2-like — protein MMLFGLFCLLSMRMILSVAIVAMTKTNNITLDDGTVVEEQEFEWNSKQQGLILSSFFYGYMATQLFTGFLSARFGGHVESPKNDPFITEIEKTYILSSIGENIFNYNLDTTGILSSIPYIALASLLSVAGYFADWLQVKGYLTTEQVRRYFNSVTFTIQMIFMILVAFSTNPILTVVYLTLAVGVDAFPWSGYAINALDLAPSHAAIIKAIGITFGGFGGVLSSHLVGYIVTDKSREQWQIVFFITAGIYLFGAVVSWYFVKGSIQPWARIDLEDMKKRNEQTDIKSF, from the exons ATGATGCTCTTTGGCCTATTCTGCCTCCTCAGCATGAGAATGATTCTTAGTGTGGCTATTGTGGCCATGACTAAGACAAACAACATTACTCTTGACGATGGTACAGTTGTTGAGGAGCAAGAATTCGAATGGAACTCCAAACAGCAAGGACTTATCTTGAGTTCCTTCTTCTATGGCTACATGGCAACTCAACTTTTCACTGGATTTCTCTCTGCTCGATTTGGAGGTCATGtg GAAAGTCCGAAGAATGATCCCTTCATAACGGAAATAGAGAAGACATACATTCTGTCAAGTATTGGTGAAa ATATCTTCAACTACAACTTGGATACCACAGGGATATTGTCTTCAATCCCATACATAGCGTTGGCTAGCCTACTTTCTGTTGCAGGATACTTTGCAGACTGGCTACAAGTCAAAGGTTACCTAACAACTGAGCAAGTTCGACGCTACTTCAACTCCGTTACCTTCacaattcaaatgatttttatgataCTCGTTGCATTTAGTACGAATCCAATTTTAACTGTCGTATACTTAACTTTAGCAGTTGGAGTTGATGCCTTTCCTTGGTCAGGATATGCAATAAATGCTCTTGATTTAGCACCCTCCCACGCAGCCATCATTAAGGCTATAGGTATAACTTTTGGTGGATTTGGGGGGGTTTTAAGTTCACATTTGGTAGGCTACATTGTAACGGATAAGAGTCGTGAGCAATGGCAAATTGTGTTCTTTATAACAgctggaatttatttatttggagCAGTAGTTTCATGGTATTTTGTTAAGGGATCTATTCAACCGTGGGCTAGGATAGATCTTGAAGATATGAAGAAGAGAAATGAACAGACtgatattaaaagtttttaa
- the LOC129793070 gene encoding sialin-like, producing the protein MTKKAYELEGSSTEEVMERSTEQLEDSRLYFWKKRRYHVVLMIFFSLFCLLTMRMTLSVAIVAMTKKVNVTLNNGTVVEEQEFEWNSKQQGLILSSFFYGYIATQVVSGYFSSRFGGHLIIGISLLGTSILSVLIPLAAQTHIALFVFIRIIEGLLGGAAFTAIIALLANWAPVKERSFMTSISFMGFYIGNIAAMLLSGIIIVTWGWRVVFYIFGGIGFLGYILWLFLIKKSPKNDPFITEIEKTYILSSIGESKNKKISHPWKDMLTSLPVWAVAIGHFTSLWGSFTMQTQLPTFLNDIFNYNLDTTGILSSIPYIALASLLSVAGYFADWLQVKGYLTTEQVRRYFNSVTFTIQMIFMILVAFSTNPILTVVYLTLAVGVDAFAWSGYAINALDLAPSHAAIIKGIGITFGGFGGILSPLLAGNIVTDKSREQWQIVFFITAGIYLFGAVVSWFFVKGSIQPWAKIDLEELKMRNKS; encoded by the exons ATGACGAAAAAAGCTTATGAGCTTGAAGGAAGTTCTACAGAAGAAGTAATGGAAAGAAg TACTGAACAATTAGAAGACAGCAGACTGTATTTTTGGAAGAAACGTCGCTATCACGTTGTCCTTATGATTTTCTTCAGCCTCTTTTGCCTCCTTACAATGCGAATGACCCTCAGTGTTGCTATTGTGGCGATGACAAAAAAAGTCAATGTGACTCTAAACAATGGAACCGTTGTTGAGGAGCAAGAATTCGAATGGAACTCCAAACAGCAAGGACTCATCCTGAGCTCCTTCTTCTATGGCTACATAGCAACTCAAGTAGTATCTGGTTACTTTTCCTCGCGCTTTGGAGGTCATTta ATAATTGGTATCAGTTTATTGGGAACTTCCATTCTTTCGGTGCTTATTCCATTGGCAGCTCAAACTCATATAGCcctatttgtttttattagaATAATTGAGGGATTGCTAGGG GGAGCTGCATTCACTGCTATCATAGCACTTTTAGCTAATTGGGCACCAGTTAAAGAGAGAAGCTTTATGACAAGTATTTCTTTTATGGGCTTTTATATTGGAAACATTGCAGCTATGCTCCTTTCTGGTATCATAATTGTAACTTGGGGATGGCGAGTTGTATTCTACATATTCG gtgGCATCGGATTTCTAGGATACATTCTATGGCTTTTTCTCATAAAGAAAAGTCCGAAGAATGATCCCTTCATAACGGAAATAGAGAAGACATACATTCTGTCAAGTATTGGTGAaagtaagaataaaaaaatctctcatccTTGGAAAGATATGCTCACTTCCCTTCCTGTCTGGGCTGTTGCTATTGGACATTTTACTTCATTGTGGGGAAGCTTTACTATGCAAACACAGCTTCCGACCTTCTTAAATG ATATCTTTAACTACAACTTGGATACCACAGGGATATTGTCTTCAATCCCATACATAGCGTTGGCTAGCCTACTTTCTGTTGCAGGATACTTTGCAGACTGGCTACAAGTCAAAGGTTACCTAACAACTGAGCAAGTTCGACGCTACTTCAACTCCGTTACCTTCacaattcaaatgatttttatgataCTCGTTGCATTTAGTACGAATCCAATTTTAACTGTCGTATACTTAACTTTAGCAGTTGGAGTTGATGCCTTTGCTTGGTCAGGATATGCAATAAATGCTCTTGATTTAGCACCCTCCCACGCAGCCATCATTAAGGGTATAGGTATAACTTTTGGAGGATTTGGAGGAATTTTAAGCCCACTCCTGGCAGGCAACATTGTAACGGACAAGAGTCGTGAACAGTGGCAAATTGTGTTCTTTATAACAgctggaatttatttatttggagCAGTAGTTTCATGGTTTTTTGTTAAGGGGTCTATTCAGCCTTGGGCTAAAATTGATCTTGAAGaactgaaaatgagaaataaaagttaa